The Clostridiaceae bacterium HFYG-1003 genome includes a window with the following:
- a CDS encoding acetate uptake transporter → MENNMQKVKVVVADPSAIGLFGLAMVTLVASSQKLGWTSGTSLVIPWAIFLGACAQLYASVLDSKHNNTFGTTAFGGYGFFWLGVAATWLIQAGVFGDALKAAADPKQLGVAFLGYFIFTFFMTIGAMETHKVLFAIFVLIDFLFIGLTLTSFGIAHDFSHGLAAWSELAIALLSFYGSAAAVLNTHFGKQVLPVGKPFGIFK, encoded by the coding sequence ATGGAAAACAACATGCAAAAAGTCAAAGTCGTCGTCGCAGACCCTTCAGCGATTGGTTTATTCGGCCTGGCCATGGTCACCCTGGTAGCCTCGTCCCAGAAATTGGGCTGGACCAGCGGAACCTCATTAGTCATCCCATGGGCCATCTTCCTTGGAGCCTGTGCTCAGCTTTACGCCAGCGTTTTGGATTCCAAACACAACAATACGTTTGGTACCACAGCATTCGGTGGATATGGCTTTTTCTGGCTTGGCGTAGCAGCCACCTGGCTGATCCAGGCTGGTGTATTCGGAGATGCCTTAAAGGCAGCCGCAGATCCGAAACAGCTCGGAGTTGCTTTCCTGGGATATTTCATCTTCACCTTCTTCATGACTATAGGTGCCATGGAAACTCACAAAGTACTGTTCGCGATTTTCGTATTGATCGATTTCTTATTCATCGGACTGACTCTGACCTCGTTCGGAATTGCCCACGATTTTTCCCATGGACTTGCCGCCTGGTCTGAGCTGGCCATCGCCCTGCTCTCCTTCTACGGATCAGCTGCTGCCGTCCTCAATACGCACTTCGGCAAACAGGTTCTTCCGGTTGGCAAGCCCTTCGGAATTTTCAAGTAG
- a CDS encoding DUF2871 domain-containing protein, producing MALFETMFDLTYLILVVSLGIRLLLVNDRGARLFGLMGVLLGSGDAFHLIPRVISHLSRGGFEAHAAALSWGEFVTSITMTIFYLLFYFYYKHLTGKDTRSKDLLVYSMVVLRILFTLLPQNGWGLAEGNYTFAILRNIPFAILGIALILWAWAERSTKGLKHMASLVFFSFLFYLPVVLFARFVPIVGALMIPKTVAYLLLVIVGFKNYKKEFTLQSIFEISFVSLVMGLAGGVFFREFTKFYNYSGATFLGKLHVHTLVLGFLSFFMIYLLVRGRESLTPALRLPIYTWTGGLLFSVIMMVFHGILEVVGGYYGTVPQAAISGLAGAGHIILALGMGWTILTLVKAEQTVPAVKQTVKAGKR from the coding sequence AACGTACCTGATCCTGGTAGTATCCCTGGGTATCCGCCTGCTGCTGGTCAATGACAGGGGAGCCCGGCTGTTTGGCCTGATGGGTGTCCTTCTGGGAAGCGGCGACGCCTTCCACCTGATCCCCCGAGTCATTTCCCACTTAAGCCGCGGCGGCTTTGAAGCTCACGCAGCCGCACTGTCCTGGGGTGAGTTTGTCACTTCCATTACGATGACCATCTTCTATCTGCTGTTCTATTTCTACTATAAGCATCTGACCGGAAAAGACACTCGGTCGAAAGACCTCCTGGTTTACAGCATGGTCGTGCTGCGCATCCTCTTCACCCTGCTGCCCCAGAACGGCTGGGGACTGGCTGAAGGGAACTACACCTTTGCCATCCTGCGCAACATCCCCTTCGCCATCCTTGGAATCGCGCTGATTCTCTGGGCATGGGCTGAACGCAGTACAAAGGGATTGAAGCACATGGCATCGCTGGTCTTCTTCAGCTTCCTGTTCTATCTGCCGGTTGTGCTGTTTGCCCGGTTTGTCCCCATCGTCGGAGCTCTCATGATTCCGAAAACCGTCGCATATCTGCTTCTGGTTATTGTGGGCTTCAAGAACTACAAGAAGGAATTCACCCTGCAGAGCATTTTTGAAATCTCTTTTGTGAGCCTGGTCATGGGTCTGGCCGGTGGAGTATTCTTCCGGGAATTCACGAAATTCTACAATTATAGCGGAGCAACTTTCCTGGGCAAGCTCCATGTCCACACCCTGGTTCTTGGTTTCCTCAGCTTCTTCATGATTTACCTGCTCGTTCGTGGTCGGGAAAGCCTGACCCCGGCGCTTCGCCTGCCCATCTACACCTGGACCGGCGGTCTGCTCTTCTCCGTCATCATGATGGTCTTCCATGGCATCCTGGAAGTCGTCGGCGGATACTACGGTACCGTTCCACAAGCTGCCATCTCCGGTCTTGCCGGAGCGGGCCACATCATCCTTGCCTTGGGCATGGGCTGGACAATTCTGACTTTGGTTAAGGCAGAACAGACTGTTCCGGCAGTCAAACAGACTGTGAAAGCCGGAAAACGATAA